A stretch of Macadamia integrifolia cultivar HAES 741 chromosome 7, SCU_Mint_v3, whole genome shotgun sequence DNA encodes these proteins:
- the LOC122084739 gene encoding uncharacterized protein LOC122084739, producing the protein MEYEPRDWVTGVTPFGPYFVPFPRFSSRHSEQRQEKKSRMEAKNELKSAPFNLQMDAQMALGLVQRGATLLLLDVPQYTLVSIDTQMFSVGPVFKGIKMIPPGPHFVYYSSSNSYSMTTSRNLFHLCACSCMCI; encoded by the exons ATGGAGTACGAACCTCGAGACTGGGTCACTGGAGTGACACCTTTCGGTCCTTATTTCGTTCCCTTTCCTCGGTTCTCATCCCGCCATTCTGAACAGAGACAAGAGAAAAAATCACGAATGGAAGCAAAAAACGAGCTAAAATCTGCTCCATTTAACCTGCAAATGGATGCTCAAATGGCTTTAGGGCTTGTACAGCGAGGGGCTACTCTTCTCCTCCTCGACGTCCCTCAATACACACTCGTCAGCATCGATACTCAG ATGTTCTCTGTGGGGCCCGTCTTTAAGGGTATAAAGATGATCCCTCCTGGACCTCATTTTGTATATTATAGCTCCTCAAACAG TTATTCCATGACAACAAGCAGAAATCTGTTCCATTTATGTGCTTGTAGTTGTATGTGCATTTGA
- the LOC122084660 gene encoding malate dehydrogenase, chloroplastic-like, giving the protein MAATTAATFSIGSVTGTQTHQVSKFKPLCMKFNSANSLKSFSGLKAASSLSCESESSFLGKESSTALRASFARMAEEQSRRTENCVQPQASAFKVAVLGAAGGIGQPLALLIKMSPLVSDLHLYDIANVKGVAADLSHCNTPSQVLDFTGNGELANSLKGVDVVVIPAGVPRKPGMTRDDLFNINASIVKNLVEAVADNCPDAFIHIISNPVNSTVPIAAEVLKQRGVYDPKKLFGVTTLDVVRANTFVAQKKNLKLIDVDVPVVGGHAGITILPLLSKTKPSVIFTDEEVEELTVRIQNAGTEVVEAKAGAGSATLSMAYAAARFVESSLRALDGDADVYECAFIQSDLTELPFFASRVKLGKKGVEAVISADLQGLTEFEAKALEVLKPELKASIEKGVAFAQKQPAMA; this is encoded by the coding sequence ATGGCAGCAACAACAGCAGCTACATTCTCCATTGGGTCCGTGACTGGTACCCAGACACACCAAGTTTCAAAATTTAAGCCCCTCTGCATGAAGTTCAACTCTGCCAACTCTCTTAAGAGTTTCAGCGGTCTCAAAGCAGCATCATCTTTAAGCTGTGAATCAGAGTCGTCATTCTTGGGCAAGGAAAGCAGTACTGCTCTTCGAGCCTCTTTTGCACGAATGGCTGAAGAACAAAGTAGGAGAACAGAAAATTGTGTCCAGCCGCAGGCTTCAGCTTTCAAAGTGGCTGTTCTTGGAGCTGCTGGAGGAATTGGCCAACCCCTTGCACTTCTGATCAAGATGTCTCCTTTGGTCTCGGATCTACATCTTTATGATATTGCAAATGTTAAGGGAGTAGCAGCTGATCTCAGTCATTGCAATACCCCTTCTCAAGTTCTGGACTTCACAGGTAATGGCGAATTGGCTAATTCTCTGAAAGGTGTAGATGTTGTTGTCATACCTGCTGGAGTTCCAAGAAAGCCGGGCATGACTCGTGATGACCTGTTCAACATTAATGCCAGCATAGTCAAGAACTTGGTTGAGGCTGTTGCAGATAACTGCCCAGATGCCTTCATCCACATCATCAGCAACCCAGTCAATTCTACGGTGCCAATTGCAGCAGAAGTGTTGAAGCAGAGGGGTGTTTATGATCCAAAGAAGCTGTTTGGCGTTACAACTCTGGATGTCGTTAGGGCAAACACATTTGTTGCACAGAAGAAGAACCTGAAGCTCATTGATGTGGATGTCCCAGTTGTTGGGGGACATGCTGGGATTACTATTCTTCCGCTGCTCTCCAAGACAAAACCATCTGTTATTTTCacagatgaagaagtagaggagCTCACAGTGAGGATCCAAAATGCTGGAACTGAAGTAGTAGAGGCAAAGGCAGGAGCAGGATCTGCTACTCTGTCTATGGCATATGCAGCAGCAAGATTTGTTGAATCATCTCTTCGTGCCCTGGATGGAGATGCCGATGTCTATGAGTGCGCATTCATCCAGTCAGATCTGACTGAGCTGCCTTTCTTTGCATCGAGGGTTAAGCTTGGAAAGAAGGGTGTCGAAGCCGTGATATCAGCTGATCTCCAAGGGTTGACTGAATTCGAGGCGAAGGCCCTAGAGGTTCTTAAACCAGAACTGAAGGCCAGCATTGAGAAAGGTGTAGCATTTGCACAGAAGCAACCAGCGATGGCTTGA